From the genome of Streptomyces sp. NBC_00523:
CTGCCGACGGTGAGGGCGGCGGTGGTCCGCAGGGAACGGGGACGGCTGGCTGTACGCATCGTGGCGCTCCTTCAGGGGGTGGCTGTCGGGATCAAGGCTGCCGTCCCGGCCGTCGGGCCGCCCTGAGTACACGTACTCATCCACGGCGTCCGCGTACTTGTGCGAACGGCTCACCCGGACCCCACAGCGCCCGCTCCACCGCCCCCGCCGCACCCAGCAGTCCGGCGTCCCGCCCCCGGGCGGCGACGAGTTGGAGCCCCACCGGGCAGCCGTCCCCGGTGAACCCGGCGGGCACGCTCGCCGCCGGATGGCCGCTCAGGTTGAACGCCCAGGTCAGCGCGGTCGAGAAGGTGGCGCCCGGACCCTCGTGGCCGTGCGGACGGTTGGGCGTGACCGGGGTCAGGAGCAGGGGCGTCCGGGCGAAGAAGGCGTCCAGGCGCCTGTCGTTCTCCGCGCGCACCTCCGCCTCCGGCGGGCGTACGTCCCCGCCCCGCACCGCCAGCCAGGCCGCCGCCGGGTCCAGCAGATCGAAACCCTCGGTGAGCCGCACGACCCCGGCCGCCTCAAGCCGCCGCACCGCACCCCGCACCACGGCCGCCACCTCCGGCTCGGTCTCGGCGAAGCCCAGGTCCGGGCTGTAGGCGGCGGACAGCGGCAGCACCGGCGAAACACCCGCGTACCCGTCCAGTACGCAGCGCAGATACGTCTCCGCCTCTGCCGCCGACGCCGCCAGCACCCCGGCCGACGCGAGCCCCGACCGGTCCGGCGAGGGCAGCAGGCCGTTCGTCGTCTTCAGGCCGAACACCCCGCACCAGGCGGCCGGGATGCGCACCGACCCCGCTCCGTCGCTGCCCGTCGCCAGCGGCACCAGGCCCGCCGCGACCGCCGCCGCCGAGCCCGCCGACGAACCGCCCGGGGTCCGGTCCGGGCGCCAGGGGTTGACCGTACGGCCGTGCCTGCCGAGGCCCCACGTCTGCCAGTGCGTCCCCGGCCCGGGCACGGAGGTCGAGCCGACCGGGACCCCGCCCGCGGCGATCAGCCGCCGCGCCGCGTAGGAGCGGAGGCCGGTGGGGCCCTTCACCGCGAAGGGGAGCCCGGCCAGTGGAAGGCGGGACGCGGCGGGGAGCCGGGCGAGCGCCTCCTCGGGCCAGACGTCCAGGAAGGCGCCGAGCCCCGGGTCCTCGCGGTCGATCGAGGCCAGCACCGCGCGCAGTTCCCCGGAATCGGCCATGGGCTCAGTCTTCCAGGGCCGCCTCCATCACGGCACGGGCGATCGGGGCCGCGCTGCCGCCGCCGCTGATGTCGGCGCGGTCGGCCTCGGCGTCCTCCACGACGACGGCGACCGCGACCGCCGGGCGGGGAGCGCCGTCCGCCTGCGCCCAGGAGATGAACCAGGCGTACGGCAGGTCGGAGTTGTCGACGCCGTGCTGGGCGGTGCCGGTCTTGCCGCCGACGGTCGCCCCGTCGATCGCCGCGTTCCCGCCCGTACCGTCCTGGACGACATCGACCATCATCTGCCGCAGCTGGGTCGCCGTCATGGGGTTCATCGCCCGGTGGTACGACGTCGACCCCGTGGTGCGGACGGTGGCCCCGTCGTGCTTGGTCGTCCGCTCCACCAGGTGCGGGTACATCAGCTCCCCGCCGTTGGCGACGGCCGCCGCGACCATCGCCATCTGGAGCGGGGTCGCCGTGGTGTCGAACTGGCCGATCGAGGACTGCGCCAGCTGGTCGTCGCTCATCTCCGTGTCGAAGTTGCTCCTCGCCACCCCGGACGGGATCTTCAGCCCGGTGTCGTTGAAGCCGAACCGCTCGGCCGCGTCCACCATTCCGTCGAGCCCGACCCGCACCCCGAGGTGCGCCATGACGGTGTTGCAGGAGACCCGGATCGCGTCCGCGAGGGACGCCTTCTCGCAGCCGCGCGACTCGTTGGGCAGCACGGTCGAGGTGCCCGGCAGGACGTACGGGGACGGGGTGTCGGTCTCCTCGTCCGGATCGGTGACGACCTCCGCGTCCAGCGCGGCCGCCGCCGTCACGATCTTGAACGTGGAGCCCGGCGGATAGGTCTGCCGGATCGCCCGGTTGAGCATGGGCCGGCTCTCCGCGTCGTTCAGCTCCCGCCAGGCGCCCGTGACGGCCGCGCCGGTCCCGGACAGCCGCCCGGGGTCGTACGAGGGCGTGGAGACCAGGGCCAGGATGCGCCCGGTCGACGGTTCGACGGCGGCGACCGCGCCCCGCCGGTTGCCCAGCCCCTCGTACGCGGCACGCTGCATCGCGTCCCGGACCGTGGTCACGACGTCCCCGCCCGGCTGCTGGGTCCGGCTCACCTCGCCCCACAGGGGGAGCGGGGCGAGCAGCGGGTCGGTGCCCGCGAGGATGCCGTCCTCGGCGTTCTCGATCAGGGTGGTGCCGTACGTCTGCGAGGCGTAGCCGGTCACCGGCGCGTACAGCGGCCCGTAGCGGTAGGTCCGTTCGTACGCCAGCTGCTCGCCGGTGTCCTTCGAGCCGGTCACGGGCCGCCCGTCTGCCAGGATGTTGCCGCGCGGCTGGTCGTAACGGGCGATGGTGTTACGGCGGTTGGCCGGGTTGTCGTCCAGCGTGTCGGCCTCGAAGACCTGGACCCGGGCGGCGTTGGCCAGCAGCGCGACGAGCAGCAGCAGGCAGAAGGCGGCGGCGTGCCGGATGTAGCGGATCACCGGTCGTCCCCCTCGGCCGGGGACTGCGACGAGCCCGCCGGGACCGACGCCACCACCCCCGTCTCCACCGGGTCCGGCGCGGGCCTGCGGGCGCGATCGCTGACCCGGATCAGCAGCGCCACGATGATCCAGTTGGTGACCACGGACGAACCGCCCTGCGCCAGGAACGGCATCGCCATTCCGGTCAGCGGGATCAGCCCCATCACCCCGCCCGCGATCACGAAGACCTGGAGCGCCAGGATCGAGGCGAGGCCGATCGAGAGCAGCCGCCCGAACGCGTCGCGCAGCGAGAGCCCCGCCCGGAACCCCCGGGCCACCAGCAGCGCGTACAGCAGGAAGAGCGCGGTCAGCCCGGCGTACCCCAGCTCCTCGCCCGCCGTCGCCAGGATGAAGTCCGACTTGGCGGCGAAGCCGATGAGTACGGAGTGCCCGAGCCCCAGCCCCGTACCGAGCATCCCGCCCGCCGCGAAGGCGAACAGCGACTGGGCGAGCTGGCCCGGACCGCGTCCGGCGTCGATCGAGGCGAACGGATCGAGCCAGTCCTGCACCCTGCTGTGCACATGCGGTTCGAACGAGCCGACGACGAACGCGCCGACCGCCGCGAGCAGCAGCCCCACCGCGATCCAGCCCCGGCGCCCGGTCGCCACGTACAGCAGGATCACGAACAGCCCGAAGAACAGCAGCGAGGTGCCCAGATCGCGTTCCAGGACCAGCACGCCGACGCTGAGCAGCCAGATCGCCACGATCGGGCCGAGCACCCGGCCGGTGGGCAGCTGGAACCTCCAGACCGTGCGGCCGGTGTACGCGAGGGCGTTGCTGTTCGCCGCGAGGTAGGCGGCGAAGAACACCGCGAGCAGGATCTTGGCGAACTCGCCGGGCTGGAAGGAGAAGCCGCCGACCCGGATCCAGATCTTCGCCCCGTTCACCGCCGGGAAGAAGATCGGCACGATCATCAGGACCAGCGCGGCGGCCACCGACACGTACGCGTACCGCTGGAGGATCCGGTGGTCGCGCAGGAACACCACGACCGCGATGAAGAACGCGACGCCGATCGTGGACCAGATCAGCTGGGTCGTCGCCGCCCGGTCGCCCGGCGTCTCCAGGTCGAGCCGGTAGATCAGCACCAGGCCGATCCCGTTGAGCAGGACGGCGATCGGCAGCAGCAGCGGATCGGCGTACGGGGCGCGGAGCCGTACCGCGAGATGCGCGAGCAGCGCCAGCAGGCCGAGCCCGCCGCCGTACCCCGCGACATCGGGCGGGACCGCGTCGTCGTGGGCGAGCCCGACCGCGGCGTAGCCGCAGACGGAGATCAGGACGGCCCCGATGAGGAGCGAGAGTTCCACGCCGCGCCGCCGGGGCAGGCGCAGCTCGGGCGGGGGTGCGTCCGCCGTCGATGCGGTCATGCCCCGCAACGTAGCAAGACGCGGGTGGTATGTCGGTTATGTCGAGGCGCGTGCGGGGCGGCTCATGGCTCCTCGCGCCGCTCCCCGCCGTCCGGCCCCTCGTACCGGGGCAGCGTCAGCCGGGCCACCGCGCCGCCGTCCGGCGCGTTCCCGAAGGTGAGCGCCGCGCCCATCACCTCGGCCTGGCCGGCCGCGATGGTCAGCCCGAGGCCGTGCCCCTTGCCGCCGCCCTCGGTGCGGAAGCGCTGCGGGCCGCCCGATGTCAGGTACTCCGGGAAGCCGTCCCCGTGGTCCCGCACGGTCACCGCGGGCCCGTCGACGGTGAGCACCACGGGCGGCCGGCCGTGCCGGTGGGCGTTGCTGATCAGGTTGCCCAGGACGCGCTCCAGGCGCCGCCGGTCCGTCTCGACGCGCACCGGCTCCCCGGTGACCTCGACCCGGGTGTCCGTGCCCCGCGCCACGCGGGCGGCGAGCGGGGGCAGTTCGTGGACGGCCAGGTCCACGTGTTCGGTGCGGGCGTCCAGGCGCGAGATCTCCAGCAGGTCCTCGGTCAGGGCGCGCAGGGCCCGGGCCCGGTCCTGTACCAGCTCCGACGGGCGGCCCGGCGGCAGCAGCTCGGCGGCGGCGGACAGGCCGGTGAGCGGGGTCCGCAGCTCGTGCGCCACATCCGCGGTGAACCGCTGTTCCGCCTGGAGCTTGCGCTGGAGCGCCGAGGCCATGGTGTCCAGCGCCCCGGCGACGACGGCGACCTCGTCCTGCCGCCGCGACGGGTCCGCCGTGCGCGGGTCGTCCACCCGCGCGTCCAGGTCGCCCGCGCCGATCCGCCGGGCCACCCGCGCGGTCTGGTGCAGCCGCCGGGTGACCCGGGTGACCGCGAAGGCGCCGACCAGCAGAGTGGCGCCGATGGCCAGCACCGAGGAGCCGATGATCGCCCCGTCCAGGCCGTTGATGGTGCGGGCGCTCTGGCTGTAGTCGGTCCAGGCCGCCAGCGCGTGCCCGCCGTCCGCCGGGGCCGCCGCCCACATCACCGGACGCCCGGTGAGCCGGCCGGTCATCGTCCCGCGCCGCCCGCCCGCCGCCAGCACCCGCAACGGCCCCGGCAGGCCCGGCGGATCGACCCCGGAACGCGGCGGCAGCGCCTCGCCCGCCTCGTACGCGCGCGACACCTCCGTCAGCCGGGCGAGGGACTTCTCGCGGGCGTGGCCCACGGTCTGACGGGTGACCGCGGTGTGCACCAGGACGCCCAGGAGCGCGGCGAGCACGCAGCACATCACGGTGATGAAGACCGCGGCCTTCCAGGTCAGCGTCGCCGTCCAGGCCGGAAGCCGCGGCCGCGAACGCCGCCTCGGCGCCCCTGCCCGGCGGCTCACCGGCGCTCCGCCGACAGGGAGGCCGTGGGCCGGGGCGTGCGCGGGGCGGAGGGGCGCGGCACCGGCGTCCGCCGCCCGCCGTCCCGGGTGCGCAGGATCTCGTCCTGCGTCGGCAGCATCGCGCGCTGCCGCCCGTCCCAGGACCAGGCGGTGCGGTACTCGTACCCCGTGATCGCCGACGGCGCCCGCATGATGAGGTCGCGCCCGGCCAGCTGGACGCTGATGACCGCGTCCGACGTGGACATGATCCGGGTCAGCCCGCCGGACTCCGGCATGTAGACCCGGACGGACAGCTGGCGGCCGGGCATCCGGACCGCGAGGACCATCTCGTCCCGGCCGTCGCCCGTGAGGTCCCGGAAGTACGGCGGCAGCACCGGGCAGGTCCGGGGCGCGGACCGGCAGGCCTCGACCAGCTTCACCGTCCCGGCCGGCAGCTCGCCGCCCTCCCCGGCCCGCTCGGGCGGCACCTTCAGGCCCGCCCGCACCACCGCCACCGGGTCGAGCCGGCGCACATCGCCGCCGGTGACCCGGATGCCGGGGATACGCGCGGTCTCGCCCTCGCCGTAGTCGTAGGGGGCGGCGGACGCCGGCGGGAGGGACGGCCACAGCCGCACCGGGCCGTTCGCGGGCGGGGTGCGCCCGGCGCTCCGCAGCTCCCCGCCGGTGCCGCAGCCGGCCAGCAGCACGATGCCCAGGGTCGCCAGGGCGGGCAGCCGCAGACGCATGACTTCCTCCGTTCCCGGGCGGGCGGACGGGCCGACCCAGCCGACCCTATTCGGAAGGAAGTCTCATATGTGTATTTAGTGCTGATGCCCGGTCAGGGTGGCGCCGCCTACTGCTGGTACGGGTTCTGCCCCTGCCCCGAAGGCCCCGAGGCGCCGGGCGCGTAACCCTGCTGCGGCGCCTGGCCGTACGGGTTGCCGCTCTGTGCGGCCATCTGCTGGGCCAGCAGCTGCTCGGCCTGGTCCTTGGGTATCCGCTGCTCACCGCCGCAGAACGTGCACTGCGTGGCGTACGAGGTCGAGATCGGGAACAGCGGCACGAAGAACAGCGTGAACTTCGTGACCCGCTTGCGCAGCGTGTGCGCCGCCGGGTTCCCGCACCAGCCGCAGACCAGCGTGAGGATCGCCAGCTGGTACAGATACCCTCGCGTGCCGAAAATGATCATGTCGGTTCCTTCCCCGTGTTCCCCGGGAGCGCCCGGCGGCAGAGCGCCAGCAGCTTTTCGTCGGTGTAGGTGTCGTGGCTGCCGCAGTCGCCTTCCGGCGCGTTGTGACGGCGTACGGAGGTGAGTTCGGCGAGCAGCACACGCGCCGCGTCCGACCCTGCACCAACGGGTCCCGTCCGCGCCAGGCATTCCGCGACCCGGACCCGGACCCGGTGGTTCTGCTCCCAGGCGGTCAGCAGCACCGGGACGGACTCCTCGGCACGACCGGAAACCTCCCACAGCGCGATCGCCGCGTCCACCCGTAGCCACACGTTCCCGTCGTACAGCAGCTCCCGCAGCCGGGGCGCGCCCGCCGCCGCCCGCCAGCCGAGGCGCCCCACCGTGCCCACCGCCGCCCGCCGCGCCTCCACGTCCCAGGCCGCCAGCCCCGCGATCAGCGCGGGCAGCACCGCGTCGGCGTCCCCCTCCA
Proteins encoded in this window:
- a CDS encoding penicillin-binding transpeptidase domain-containing protein gives rise to the protein MIRYIRHAAAFCLLLLVALLANAARVQVFEADTLDDNPANRRNTIARYDQPRGNILADGRPVTGSKDTGEQLAYERTYRYGPLYAPVTGYASQTYGTTLIENAEDGILAGTDPLLAPLPLWGEVSRTQQPGGDVVTTVRDAMQRAAYEGLGNRRGAVAAVEPSTGRILALVSTPSYDPGRLSGTGAAVTGAWRELNDAESRPMLNRAIRQTYPPGSTFKIVTAAAALDAEVVTDPDEETDTPSPYVLPGTSTVLPNESRGCEKASLADAIRVSCNTVMAHLGVRVGLDGMVDAAERFGFNDTGLKIPSGVARSNFDTEMSDDQLAQSSIGQFDTTATPLQMAMVAAAVANGGELMYPHLVERTTKHDGATVRTTGSTSYHRAMNPMTATQLRQMMVDVVQDGTGGNAAIDGATVGGKTGTAQHGVDNSDLPYAWFISWAQADGAPRPAVAVAVVVEDAEADRADISGGGSAAPIARAVMEAALED
- a CDS encoding zinc-ribbon domain-containing protein translates to MIIFGTRGYLYQLAILTLVCGWCGNPAAHTLRKRVTKFTLFFVPLFPISTSYATQCTFCGGEQRIPKDQAEQLLAQQMAAQSGNPYGQAPQQGYAPGASGPSGQGQNPYQQ
- a CDS encoding HAMP domain-containing sensor histidine kinase codes for the protein MSRRAGAPRRRSRPRLPAWTATLTWKAAVFITVMCCVLAALLGVLVHTAVTRQTVGHAREKSLARLTEVSRAYEAGEALPPRSGVDPPGLPGPLRVLAAGGRRGTMTGRLTGRPVMWAAAPADGGHALAAWTDYSQSARTINGLDGAIIGSSVLAIGATLLVGAFAVTRVTRRLHQTARVARRIGAGDLDARVDDPRTADPSRRQDEVAVVAGALDTMASALQRKLQAEQRFTADVAHELRTPLTGLSAAAELLPPGRPSELVQDRARALRALTEDLLEISRLDARTEHVDLAVHELPPLAARVARGTDTRVEVTGEPVRVETDRRRLERVLGNLISNAHRHGRPPVVLTVDGPAVTVRDHGDGFPEYLTSGGPQRFRTEGGGKGHGLGLTIAAGQAEVMGAALTFGNAPDGGAVARLTLPRYEGPDGGERREEP
- a CDS encoding FtsW/RodA/SpoVE family cell cycle protein translates to MTASTADAPPPELRLPRRRGVELSLLIGAVLISVCGYAAVGLAHDDAVPPDVAGYGGGLGLLALLAHLAVRLRAPYADPLLLPIAVLLNGIGLVLIYRLDLETPGDRAATTQLIWSTIGVAFFIAVVVFLRDHRILQRYAYVSVAAALVLMIVPIFFPAVNGAKIWIRVGGFSFQPGEFAKILLAVFFAAYLAANSNALAYTGRTVWRFQLPTGRVLGPIVAIWLLSVGVLVLERDLGTSLLFFGLFVILLYVATGRRGWIAVGLLLAAVGAFVVGSFEPHVHSRVQDWLDPFASIDAGRGPGQLAQSLFAFAAGGMLGTGLGLGHSVLIGFAAKSDFILATAGEELGYAGLTALFLLYALLVARGFRAGLSLRDAFGRLLSIGLASILALQVFVIAGGVMGLIPLTGMAMPFLAQGGSSVVTNWIIVALLIRVSDRARRPAPDPVETGVVASVPAGSSQSPAEGDDR
- a CDS encoding amidase, with translation MADSGELRAVLASIDREDPGLGAFLDVWPEEALARLPAASRLPLAGLPFAVKGPTGLRSYAARRLIAAGGVPVGSTSVPGPGTHWQTWGLGRHGRTVNPWRPDRTPGGSSAGSAAAVAAGLVPLATGSDGAGSVRIPAAWCGVFGLKTTNGLLPSPDRSGLASAGVLAASAAEAETYLRCVLDGYAGVSPVLPLSAAYSPDLGFAETEPEVAAVVRGAVRRLEAAGVVRLTEGFDLLDPAAAWLAVRGGDVRPPEAEVRAENDRRLDAFFARTPLLLTPVTPNRPHGHEGPGATFSTALTWAFNLSGHPAASVPAGFTGDGCPVGLQLVAARGRDAGLLGAAGAVERALWGPGEPFAQVRGRRG